A window of the Radiobacillus deserti genome harbors these coding sequences:
- a CDS encoding DegT/DnrJ/EryC1/StrS family aminotransferase: MQVPLLDLKGELELTKSSIMNELTEVIDSGQYILGEKGKNFEQEVAKYLNASYSLGVASGTDALQLALQALDIGPGDEVITTPFTFFATAEVIAQVGARPVFVDIEQETYNLDPTKIEEAITSKTRAIIVVHLYGQVANMKEIMHIAQSYNLSVIEDACQAIGSEFEGQRVGAIGDFGCFSFFPTKNLGAFGDAGLIVTNKREYYEKVISLRNHGSLEKYHHAWIGMNSRLDELQAAVLQVKLKVLDTFLTKRKELAKRYTEHFEDKIWCPPIREDRSHTFHQYCIETDNRDALVSELDKNGIASAIYYPIPLHLQAAFQYLHYKKGDFPVAESKSKRVIALPIYPTLSYEKQDLVISTVLNFLKNQDV; the protein is encoded by the coding sequence ATGCAGGTACCTTTACTGGATTTAAAAGGAGAACTGGAGCTAACCAAATCCTCTATCATGAATGAATTAACAGAAGTAATTGATAGTGGACAATATATTTTGGGGGAAAAAGGAAAGAATTTTGAACAGGAAGTAGCGAAGTATTTAAATGCGTCGTACAGTCTTGGAGTTGCAAGTGGAACGGATGCTTTGCAACTTGCCCTTCAAGCTTTGGATATCGGTCCTGGTGATGAAGTCATTACAACACCGTTTACTTTTTTCGCTACAGCGGAGGTTATTGCACAAGTTGGAGCTAGACCAGTTTTTGTTGATATTGAACAGGAGACGTACAATCTGGATCCTACTAAAATAGAAGAAGCGATTACAAGCAAAACGAGAGCAATTATCGTCGTCCATTTATATGGGCAGGTTGCAAATATGAAAGAAATTATGCATATCGCACAATCATACAATCTGAGCGTGATTGAGGACGCCTGTCAAGCCATTGGATCAGAATTTGAAGGACAGCGAGTTGGGGCGATAGGTGATTTTGGCTGTTTTTCTTTCTTCCCAACTAAGAACTTAGGTGCATTCGGTGATGCAGGACTCATTGTTACAAATAAGCGAGAATATTATGAGAAGGTTATTAGTCTACGCAATCATGGAAGTCTAGAAAAATACCACCACGCTTGGATTGGAATGAATAGTCGGTTGGACGAACTGCAAGCGGCTGTATTACAAGTGAAATTAAAGGTTTTAGACACGTTTTTAACTAAGCGAAAAGAGCTTGCTAAACGTTATACGGAACATTTTGAAGATAAAATATGGTGTCCTCCAATTAGAGAGGATCGCAGCCATACATTTCATCAATATTGTATTGAAACAGATAACAGAGATGCTCTTGTATCAGAACTTGATAAGAACGGTATTGCTTCTGCTATTTATTATCCAATTCCGCTTCATTTGCAGGCAGCATTTCAATACCTTCATTATAAGAAAGGGGATTTTCCGGTAGCAGAAAGCAAGTCAAAACGAGTTATTGCCCTCCCCATTTATCCAACGCTTTCTTATGAAAAACAGGACTTAGTAATTTCTACAGTTCTTAACTTCTTGAAAAATCAAGATGTATAA
- a CDS encoding glycosyltransferase family 2 protein: MKDITAVLINGSTPLAIQKALQSLEYVHSRLKTIMILTEQNSILPKNITLKSNVLYTKNQDPGIKLNELVQTVTTDYVLFLQDNDYLSKTVTPDTLTIPASKKVLCASYQKRNVTIHRPLLVKTGYLKEKNFHSLSQLPFKEALLPAWLSTVAGELQEFRTNLIKQARVQNTKQEIEKEKIMEKYQKVSHSSNEDTPSLSVMISNYNMANYIEIALNSCLLQSSPFKEILIIDDGSTDHSYSQLLKWKDEKLIHLYQQQNGGKARALNRLLPHVTSDFVLELDADDWLDSDAVSVIKQHLRNVKADTSVLYGNYRRWKQLDRGIQFKKIDKGRQTRGLTDLLTYRFPLGPRIYRTTSLRKVDGFPVIQFEDGRLYEDVSVLSRLIKFSSFQYEDFTVYNVREHNKSITKTHHSKWNDFLKHL, encoded by the coding sequence ATGAAGGATATTACCGCAGTGCTAATAAATGGTTCGACCCCACTAGCCATACAAAAGGCCCTACAGTCTCTTGAGTATGTACATTCTAGATTGAAAACGATTATGATTCTTACAGAACAGAATTCTATTCTACCTAAAAATATCACACTTAAGAGCAATGTACTTTACACTAAAAATCAAGATCCTGGAATCAAACTTAATGAACTTGTACAAACGGTGACCACAGACTACGTGTTATTCCTTCAAGATAATGATTACCTGTCCAAAACGGTAACACCCGATACATTAACCATTCCAGCTTCCAAAAAAGTTCTGTGTGCTTCGTACCAGAAAAGGAATGTCACGATCCATAGACCACTCTTAGTGAAAACAGGTTATCTTAAAGAGAAAAATTTCCATTCTTTAAGCCAGCTTCCTTTCAAAGAAGCCCTCTTACCTGCATGGCTTTCAACAGTAGCAGGAGAATTACAAGAATTTCGTACAAACTTAATAAAACAAGCTAGAGTTCAAAATACAAAACAAGAGATCGAAAAAGAAAAAATCATGGAAAAATATCAAAAGGTTAGTCATTCATCAAATGAAGATACCCCTTCCCTTTCTGTTATGATATCCAACTATAACATGGCAAACTATATTGAAATTGCTCTAAATTCCTGCTTGTTGCAAAGTTCACCTTTTAAAGAAATACTTATTATCGACGATGGTTCTACGGACCATTCCTATTCCCAGCTACTAAAATGGAAGGACGAAAAATTAATTCATTTGTATCAGCAACAAAATGGTGGAAAAGCACGAGCATTAAACCGTTTACTTCCTCATGTGACATCTGATTTTGTTTTAGAACTTGACGCAGATGATTGGCTAGATTCAGATGCAGTTTCCGTCATCAAACAGCACTTAAGAAACGTAAAAGCCGATACTTCCGTGCTTTATGGAAATTACCGGCGATGGAAACAATTAGATCGAGGTATTCAATTTAAAAAGATAGATAAAGGAAGGCAGACAAGGGGACTAACAGATTTATTAACGTATCGATTCCCTTTGGGACCGAGAATATACCGAACAACTAGTCTAAGGAAAGTGGATGGATTTCCTGTTATTCAGTTTGAAGATGGAAGATTATATGAAGATGTTAGTGTTTTAAGTCGCCTTATAAAATTCTCCTCCTTTCAATATGAAGATTTCACTGTTTATAATGTTCGCGAACACAACAAGAGTATTACGAAAACACATCATTCAAAATGGAACGACTTTCTAAAGCATCTTTAA
- a CDS encoding aspartyl-phosphate phosphatase Spo0E family protein, with translation MNHMKQPTLTEDELLKQIEQLQNEMIQCGIELGLDHPLTIAFSQELDKLILDYQKRK, from the coding sequence ATGAATCACATGAAACAACCAACCCTTACAGAGGATGAATTACTAAAACAAATCGAACAACTCCAAAATGAAATGATTCAGTGTGGAATTGAATTAGGTTTGGACCACCCCTTAACGATAGCTTTTAGCCAAGAATTAGATAAATTGATCCTAGATTACCAAAAGAGAAAATAA
- a CDS encoding winged helix-turn-helix transcriptional regulator, translating to MSKAPEECRVEDALNILVGKWKPIILLHLLQNGTKRFSELKRSMPGITQKMLTKQLRELEEEDIIERVVYPQVPPKVEYSISDYGRSLEPILEAMHEWGKNHTMHKLQKQKKSS from the coding sequence ATGTCAAAAGCACCTGAAGAATGTCGAGTGGAAGATGCTCTCAATATATTAGTCGGAAAGTGGAAACCCATTATTCTTCTTCATTTATTACAAAATGGTACGAAACGATTCAGTGAACTTAAACGTAGCATGCCCGGTATTACACAAAAAATGTTAACAAAGCAATTACGGGAGCTTGAGGAGGAAGATATCATTGAGCGTGTAGTATATCCACAAGTTCCACCAAAAGTCGAGTACTCCATATCCGATTACGGCCGAAGCTTAGAACCCATTTTGGAGGCGATGCATGAATGGGGTAAAAATCATACGATGCATAAGTTACAGAAGCAGAAAAAAAGCTCTTAA
- a CDS encoding LLM class flavin-dependent oxidoreductase, with amino-acid sequence MEKYRINPEKGLEFGIYTLGDHLPNPITGERISAKERVHEIIEYAKLADQAGLDFFSVGESHQDYFATQAHSVVLAAIAQATKNIKIASSSTIISTSDPVRVYEDFSTIDLISGGRTEIVAGRASRIGLFDLLGYNVRDYEALFEEKFDLLRKINEEEVVNWSGEFRAPLREAEVIPRPQNGSLPIWRAVGGSPGSAIKAGYAGVPMFMAHLGGPVSVFKRTVDAYREAAERGGFDPAELPVATAGFFYAAETSQQALKDMYPHINEGMKKTNGQGFPKQHFAQGVDPQNVMNIGSPQEIIEKILYQHEMFGHQRYIAQIDFGGMPFERLEKNIELIATEILPAIRKYTAKK; translated from the coding sequence ATGGAAAAATATCGTATAAATCCAGAGAAAGGGTTGGAGTTTGGTATATATACGTTGGGAGACCACTTACCAAATCCGATAACAGGAGAACGAATTTCTGCTAAAGAAAGAGTTCATGAAATTATTGAATATGCGAAGCTAGCGGATCAAGCTGGTTTAGACTTTTTTAGTGTCGGTGAAAGTCACCAAGATTACTTTGCGACCCAAGCGCACTCGGTCGTTCTTGCAGCCATCGCCCAAGCTACTAAAAATATTAAGATCGCAAGCTCCTCTACTATTATTAGTACAAGTGATCCAGTGCGTGTGTATGAGGATTTTTCAACTATTGATTTAATATCAGGAGGACGGACAGAAATAGTTGCGGGTCGAGCTTCAAGAATTGGTTTATTCGACTTGTTAGGGTATAATGTTCGGGATTATGAAGCATTATTTGAAGAGAAATTCGATTTGTTAAGAAAGATAAATGAAGAAGAGGTTGTGAACTGGAGTGGAGAATTCCGTGCGCCATTGAGAGAGGCAGAGGTTATTCCTCGTCCACAAAACGGTTCTCTTCCGATTTGGCGTGCAGTTGGCGGATCACCAGGCAGTGCGATAAAGGCTGGTTATGCGGGTGTTCCAATGTTTATGGCACACTTAGGTGGGCCAGTTTCGGTATTCAAAAGAACAGTTGATGCTTACCGAGAAGCGGCAGAAAGAGGCGGATTTGATCCTGCAGAACTACCTGTAGCAACAGCTGGCTTCTTTTATGCGGCTGAAACATCACAGCAAGCATTAAAAGACATGTATCCTCATATTAATGAGGGGATGAAAAAGACAAATGGGCAAGGCTTCCCTAAACAGCATTTTGCACAAGGGGTTGATCCGCAAAACGTGATGAATATCGGAAGTCCACAAGAAATCATTGAAAAAATCCTTTATCAACATGAAATGTTTGGCCATCAACGATATATTGCCCAAATTGATTTCGGTGGTATGCCATTTGAAAGACTGGAGAAAAATATTGAATTGATTGCAACGGAAATTCTACCAGCCATTCGAAAATACACAGCAAAAAAATAG
- a CDS encoding NADPH-dependent FMN reductase: MKIIALSGSNVGSKTRTAMDFTVKTLNEKYEEVDVELIDLAEYDMKFSDGRNYLDYEGDTGYITKSLMEADAIIVGTPIFQASIPATLKNVFDLLPQNAFLNKVVGILVTAGSSKHFLIAEQQLKPILAYMKAQIVQTYVFIEESDFYLKEIKNEDVFFRIERLVEDTVVLTKTYQKIQEEKDAQYDF, encoded by the coding sequence ATGAAAATCATAGCGTTATCTGGGTCCAATGTTGGTTCTAAAACGAGAACTGCTATGGACTTTACTGTGAAAACCCTGAATGAGAAATACGAAGAGGTAGATGTTGAATTAATTGATCTAGCCGAATATGATATGAAGTTTAGTGATGGACGAAATTATCTGGACTATGAAGGGGATACAGGGTACATTACGAAGTCCCTAATGGAAGCCGATGCTATTATCGTTGGGACACCAATTTTCCAAGCATCCATTCCAGCGACATTAAAAAATGTTTTTGATCTTCTTCCACAAAATGCATTCCTGAATAAAGTGGTAGGCATACTTGTAACGGCTGGTTCATCTAAGCATTTCTTAATTGCGGAACAGCAATTAAAGCCTATATTAGCTTATATGAAGGCACAAATTGTTCAAACATATGTGTTTATTGAGGAATCAGACTTTTATTTAAAAGAAATCAAAAATGAGGATGTTTTCTTCCGAATAGAGAGATTAGTGGAAGATACCGTGGTTTTAACGAAAACATACCAGAAAATACAAGAAGAAAAAGATGCGCAATACGATTTTTAA
- a CDS encoding bifunctional metallophosphatase/5'-nucleotidase → MRLKIIHTNDVHSNFESFMRAATLIRQHTDEDTLILDGGDFADFKSIELQGTRGMAAIELLQSLEYDALTIGNNEMFNGMETLEYMASSSSIPFISNNLLKKNHSHIKGVHSSIILNKKGLRILITGSSPDLQEFNDGLGIHVQHYKEQLKKELEKQRGTYDLCILLSHIGTELDTELALEISELDLIISAHDHQLYEQAKVVNGTIMNSAGMWAGHIGIVEVDVQADKVELVSSETISTETAEKDEATKIILAENKEKAIEVLSESLYSLATPLWHDVVEENPITNLIADGLKDMLQCDIGLMNSGIVNSGLFDFVSNKKLIEICPSPLNPTTFKVKGKHIKEALQQSLDVQACLADGRGPGFRGRFVGRLHISGAEVIHDGQKLINVMISGVPMENDYWYSVASSDYLQRGSGYESLSHNKDDVYEPEEIKDVIRVYAQRKEFIERAQQNRWSQIRKIRKLLSPSYVCLRKR, encoded by the coding sequence ATGAGACTAAAAATCATCCATACGAACGACGTACATAGTAACTTTGAAAGCTTTATGCGAGCAGCGACGTTAATTCGTCAGCATACCGATGAAGATACATTAATTCTAGATGGTGGAGACTTTGCCGATTTCAAAAGTATCGAACTACAAGGAACAAGAGGAATGGCGGCTATTGAATTGCTACAGTCGTTGGAATATGATGCATTAACGATTGGAAATAATGAAATGTTTAATGGGATGGAAACGTTAGAATATATGGCGTCATCTAGTTCCATTCCGTTTATTAGTAATAATCTATTAAAGAAGAACCATTCTCACATCAAAGGAGTTCATTCTAGCATTATCCTAAATAAAAAGGGTTTAAGAATTCTTATTACTGGCTCCTCTCCTGACCTTCAAGAATTTAATGATGGACTAGGAATACATGTTCAGCACTATAAAGAACAACTAAAAAAAGAATTAGAAAAGCAAAGAGGAACCTATGATTTATGTATTCTACTAAGTCACATTGGTACAGAGCTTGATACAGAATTAGCTTTAGAGATTTCAGAACTTGACCTGATCATTTCCGCACATGATCACCAGCTTTATGAACAAGCTAAAGTAGTGAATGGAACAATTATGAATAGTGCAGGTATGTGGGCTGGGCATATTGGAATAGTAGAAGTAGATGTACAAGCCGATAAAGTCGAATTAGTTTCTTCTGAGACCATTTCAACAGAAACAGCTGAAAAAGACGAAGCAACTAAAATAATCCTTGCAGAGAATAAAGAAAAGGCGATTGAGGTTTTAAGTGAATCGTTATATTCGTTGGCCACTCCACTTTGGCATGATGTTGTGGAAGAAAATCCGATTACAAACCTTATTGCGGATGGGCTAAAAGATATGCTTCAATGTGATATTGGTTTGATGAACAGTGGCATTGTAAATTCGGGACTCTTTGATTTCGTCTCAAATAAGAAGCTGATTGAAATTTGTCCATCTCCACTGAATCCAACTACATTCAAGGTTAAGGGGAAGCATATCAAAGAAGCACTTCAGCAATCATTAGATGTGCAAGCTTGTCTAGCTGATGGAAGAGGACCGGGCTTCAGAGGGAGATTTGTAGGGCGTCTCCATATATCCGGTGCAGAGGTTATCCATGATGGGCAAAAATTGATAAATGTTATGATCTCGGGAGTACCCATGGAGAATGACTATTGGTATTCGGTCGCTTCTTCTGATTATTTGCAGCGTGGTTCAGGCTATGAGTCTTTGAGTCATAATAAGGATGACGTCTATGAACCAGAAGAGATAAAAGATGTGATTAGGGTGTACGCACAAAGAAAGGAATTCATTGAAAGAGCTCAACAAAATCGCTGGTCACAAATTCGTAAAATTAGGAAACTTTTGTCGCCATCATACGTATGTCTAAGAAAGAGGTGA
- a CDS encoding patatin-like phospholipase family protein, whose translation MKEAGLVLEGGGMRGVYTAGVLEYFMEQSLYFPYVIGVSAGACMAASYLSRQPGRNRAVNIDFVGDKRYLSWRNYIRKRELFGMDFIFDEIPNQLVPFDYDTFLHSSEQLVVGTTDCETGNAAYYGKDKYGEDMLKILRASSSLPFVAPAVSFEGRVLLDGGIVDPIPIKKAQHDGFEKNVIVLTKPAGYLKTPPGRISAMFKYKKHPKINERLETRYKLYNDTLDYIEEEEMKGNVFVIRPSVSLPVGRVEKKKDRLEELYQLGWKDAETQYERLMEFLGVKIETV comes from the coding sequence ATGAAAGAAGCAGGTCTTGTATTAGAAGGCGGAGGTATGCGCGGTGTTTACACAGCGGGCGTTTTAGAATATTTTATGGAGCAAAGCTTATATTTTCCATATGTTATTGGCGTTTCTGCTGGGGCGTGTATGGCAGCATCCTATTTATCTCGGCAACCCGGCAGAAACCGAGCAGTAAATATTGATTTTGTTGGGGACAAACGTTATTTATCGTGGCGCAACTACATCAGAAAACGAGAGTTGTTTGGTATGGACTTTATCTTTGATGAAATTCCAAATCAACTTGTGCCTTTTGATTACGATACGTTCTTACATAGCTCCGAACAATTAGTGGTAGGTACAACAGATTGCGAAACAGGGAATGCGGCCTATTATGGTAAGGATAAATATGGGGAGGATATGTTAAAGATTCTTCGTGCATCTAGCTCTTTGCCATTTGTTGCACCGGCCGTATCGTTTGAAGGTCGTGTATTATTAGACGGGGGAATTGTAGATCCGATTCCAATAAAAAAAGCACAGCACGATGGTTTTGAAAAAAATGTGATTGTTTTAACTAAGCCTGCGGGATATTTAAAAACCCCACCTGGTCGGATTTCTGCTATGTTTAAGTATAAGAAGCATCCCAAAATTAATGAGCGGCTAGAAACCCGTTATAAGTTGTACAATGACACGTTAGATTATATCGAGGAAGAAGAAATGAAAGGAAATGTGTTTGTCATCCGTCCAAGTGTCTCCTTACCAGTTGGGAGAGTCGAGAAAAAGAAGGATCGATTAGAGGAGTTATATCAGCTTGGATGGAAGGATGCAGAGACACAATATGAGAGATTAATGGAATTTTTAGGGGTAAAAATAGAGACAGTTTGA
- a CDS encoding ABC transporter permease yields the protein MAKYIEMIRVRFLMMLAYRTNYYSGILIYSINIGAYYFLWNAIYGGKESIEGMSVTQMTTYVAVSWMARAFYFNNIDREIAQEIKEGKVAVEFIRPYHYLFMKMMQALGEGIFRFAFFSVPGMVIVALIFQITFSVNLSTWLYFGVAIVFSFIINTQINLLTGVLTFFFFNNDGLIQAKRVVIDLFSGLLIPISFFPMWAQHVMGFFPFQAISYIPSMIFTQSFVGQEIVKAILFQGVWAIVLIIPIQILWLLAKKQLIVQGG from the coding sequence ATGGCTAAATATATCGAGATGATTCGAGTTCGGTTTCTCATGATGCTAGCCTATCGCACAAATTATTATAGTGGGATTCTAATTTATAGTATTAATATTGGAGCATACTACTTCCTTTGGAATGCAATTTACGGAGGCAAAGAATCGATTGAAGGCATGTCAGTTACACAGATGACAACGTATGTAGCGGTCTCTTGGATGGCTAGAGCGTTTTATTTCAACAATATTGATCGAGAAATAGCTCAAGAAATCAAAGAAGGAAAGGTAGCGGTTGAGTTTATCCGACCCTACCATTACTTGTTTATGAAAATGATGCAAGCACTAGGAGAGGGGATATTCCGATTTGCGTTTTTCTCCGTACCGGGTATGGTCATCGTCGCGCTTATTTTTCAAATTACGTTTTCTGTAAACCTGTCTACTTGGCTTTATTTTGGGGTAGCAATCGTGTTCAGCTTTATTATTAATACACAAATTAACTTACTAACAGGTGTCTTAACGTTTTTCTTCTTTAACAATGATGGATTAATTCAAGCGAAACGGGTAGTAATCGATTTATTCTCTGGACTGCTCATCCCAATCAGCTTTTTCCCGATGTGGGCCCAGCACGTCATGGGGTTCTTTCCTTTTCAGGCCATCAGTTATATTCCGAGTATGATTTTTACACAGTCCTTTGTGGGACAAGAAATAGTAAAAGCGATCCTATTTCAAGGGGTATGGGCAATCGTGCTTATTATTCCAATTCAAATTCTATGGTTGCTCGCTAAGAAGCAGCTCATCGTACAGGGGGGGTAG
- a CDS encoding ABC transporter permease, with protein MKHASIFFQYVAQYMKTRLTYRVDMVIEILSDLLFQAVNLIFILIVFGHTQLLSGWSRDEIIFIYGFFLVPFAIFGAFFNIWDFNERYIVKGEMDRILTRPIHSLFQIILERMELESLFGVFTGIGVMLYAGNQLGLSFSWYDPFLFIVLVFGGVFVYAGIFVLLASISFWSDSPTSIMPMMYNIGNYGRYPVDIYNKVIRFVLTWILPFAFVGVYPSAYFLGREDWYEYAFLTPVMGIVFFGASVVVWNIGVTKYRGAGN; from the coding sequence ATGAAGCATGCATCTATCTTCTTTCAATATGTTGCACAATATATGAAAACGAGGCTTACGTATCGAGTGGATATGGTCATTGAGATTCTGTCCGATTTATTGTTTCAAGCGGTTAATCTAATCTTTATTTTAATCGTGTTTGGACATACACAGCTGTTAAGCGGCTGGTCGAGAGACGAGATTATCTTTATTTACGGATTTTTCCTCGTTCCTTTTGCGATCTTTGGAGCGTTCTTTAATATCTGGGATTTTAATGAACGCTACATTGTAAAAGGTGAAATGGATCGGATTTTAACTCGTCCCATTCATAGTCTCTTTCAAATTATTTTAGAAAGAATGGAATTAGAATCGTTATTTGGTGTGTTTACTGGTATTGGAGTCATGCTGTATGCCGGCAATCAGCTAGGCTTATCCTTTTCGTGGTATGATCCTTTTCTGTTTATTGTGCTCGTATTCGGAGGGGTATTCGTCTATGCTGGGATTTTTGTTTTACTTGCTAGTATTAGCTTTTGGTCGGACAGCCCAACTAGTATTATGCCGATGATGTACAACATTGGGAACTACGGAAGATATCCAGTTGATATTTATAATAAGGTTATTCGCTTTGTGTTAACGTGGATTCTGCCGTTTGCCTTCGTTGGTGTATATCCTTCTGCTTATTTTTTAGGTCGTGAAGACTGGTATGAGTATGCTTTTCTAACACCAGTTATGGGCATTGTCTTCTTTGGTGCTTCTGTCGTCGTTTGGAACATTGGAGTAACGAAATATAGAGGTGCAGGTAACTAA
- a CDS encoding DoxX-like family protein, producing the protein MKRRPIYVELPIYADLERLWEATQNPSLHEQWDLRFTKIHYLPKEEGKPQAFSYQTKLGPFKVEGWGQSVGRFHGGDGSRTSSLHFGTDQTISPIREGRGYWKYKPSKDSITFLTEYNYQTNFGSFGSFIDRFLFRPVMGWGTALSFDVLKRWLEKGESPNQQYKRFFGYWLISFLFVFIWIYHGAIPKLLMMHETELEMVRSIFPTDFAPSIVRLAGGIEILFGLLFLAIRNKRRLFQLQMVVFMCLTLAALWGDVSVLSHPFNPLTFNLALILLSWLGMTTGEDVPTAKFCKRKR; encoded by the coding sequence ATGAAACGAAGGCCAATCTATGTAGAGCTTCCAATATATGCAGATTTGGAAAGGCTATGGGAAGCAACTCAAAATCCTAGCCTTCATGAACAGTGGGATTTGCGTTTTACCAAAATTCATTACCTACCAAAAGAAGAGGGAAAGCCTCAAGCTTTTTCCTATCAAACGAAGCTAGGTCCATTTAAAGTAGAAGGCTGGGGACAGAGTGTTGGTCGTTTTCATGGTGGGGATGGTTCTAGAACGTCTTCTTTACACTTTGGAACAGATCAAACAATCTCGCCAATTCGAGAAGGACGTGGATATTGGAAATACAAACCCAGCAAAGATTCGATAACGTTTCTTACCGAATATAATTATCAAACGAATTTTGGAAGCTTTGGATCCTTTATAGATCGTTTCCTCTTTCGACCAGTTATGGGATGGGGAACAGCTCTTAGCTTTGATGTTTTAAAGAGATGGCTGGAAAAAGGAGAAAGTCCAAATCAACAATATAAACGGTTCTTTGGGTATTGGCTGATTAGTTTTTTGTTTGTGTTTATCTGGATATATCATGGAGCAATCCCGAAGCTTCTCATGATGCACGAAACAGAGTTAGAAATGGTGCGAAGCATATTTCCAACTGATTTCGCTCCATCCATCGTCCGTCTTGCAGGTGGAATAGAAATATTGTTTGGACTCTTGTTCTTAGCCATACGTAATAAGAGGCGCTTATTTCAACTACAAATGGTAGTGTTCATGTGCTTAACTTTAGCTGCGTTATGGGGAGATGTTAGCGTATTGTCTCATCCATTTAATCCGCTAACCTTTAATCTTGCGTTAATCCTATTATCCTGGCTAGGTATGACCACGGGAGAGGATGTCCCTACCGCTAAATTCTGTAAAAGAAAGAGATGA
- a CDS encoding DUF4166 domain-containing protein encodes MSIYRKAMGKDFNRLHPMLQKRYSVSEGSVFVAKGTMYRIRGGPRWLAPLFWLATKRKLLFPEHGQNIPFTIVNQSKKEQVYWKRAFYFPNKTRFFNAVMSLDSKRNVIKDYLGESPVVYSDLVFEVTQDGGILITSKDQRLVIGKWEIPLPKLFQGLARVKESFDPIKNTYRIDVSVRNPMIGHVFAYEGEFIQDEYENSLDW; translated from the coding sequence ATGTCTATATACCGAAAGGCAATGGGCAAAGATTTTAATAGATTACATCCAATGCTGCAAAAAAGATACAGTGTCTCCGAAGGATCCGTGTTTGTTGCGAAGGGCACGATGTATAGGATTCGTGGAGGCCCACGGTGGCTGGCACCGCTTTTTTGGCTGGCGACAAAGAGAAAGCTATTGTTCCCGGAACACGGTCAAAACATTCCTTTTACGATCGTTAATCAGTCTAAGAAGGAGCAGGTGTATTGGAAGAGAGCGTTCTATTTCCCAAATAAAACGCGGTTCTTTAATGCGGTAATGAGCTTAGATTCTAAACGGAATGTAATCAAGGATTATTTAGGAGAATCTCCCGTTGTGTATTCCGACTTAGTGTTTGAAGTGACACAAGATGGCGGTATTTTAATTACATCGAAAGACCAACGATTGGTAATAGGGAAATGGGAGATTCCATTACCAAAATTGTTTCAAGGATTAGCGAGGGTCAAGGAATCCTTTGATCCTATAAAAAATACGTATCGGATTGACGTTTCGGTCCGGAATCCAATGATTGGACATGTATTTGCTTATGAGGGGGAGTTCATTCAAGATGAATATGAAAACAGTCTCGATTGGTAA